CAAACACATCCTTTAAAAGGTTTGAATAGTAAATGTATTTCACAGGAATAGGTGATGGCATCCCAAGCCACTCATCTTCACATCTCTCTTTAATGTACGATGCCACTTCCAATTCAGGCACTGGATTCACTCTCCAGTTCAGGGCACAGAAAAATGACtcataatttatttgtttttcactgtcttcAAACCCGGACAGTAAGGATCCTAGAAGATCTTCATTCAAAGGTAATCTGGAGGACTTGCACAGCCTTTTGATGTCTTTGCTGGgtaacacttttttcttttcctgatctTTGTATACACACATAGCAATGAGTCTTTCAAAATTCTCAAAAGCATTTTTCTTGAGTTGTTCATGGGCCTGTGCAACTAGGACATTCCTATGTGGACAGGGGTCCTCAGGCACCCGGTAACGACGTGCAGTGGTTATAACTTCTTGGTCTGTGAGTTTCCCGACAGTTAGATTCATCATTATTTCTCTGAATGTATTAAAATCCACCATCTTTGTGTGCATACAATCAGCAGCTGTAAACACCTGCTTGAGCTCTCTGGATTtgcattcttcttcttttaacTTTTGTATGACAAGTTCAATGTTGCTCAGGGGAAACTTATCTGAATTCCTCTCCATGTAGTTCAAGGTATACTCATCAGCATTGACCAAAAAAAAGAGGTAGCCATTCACGTTCACTTTGGCTCCAACATACAGCTCCTCAGCCTTGATATATTCCGCGAATTCACTTTTAAAGACTTCTTGTCCAGGCTTCTTAACACGAACTCTTTTTAAGAACATCCCTCCAGTATACCCTGAATTCCTCTCTATGGGTTCAAACACTGAAATTGTGTCATCActgagaaaatatgaaataacaaACATCCTTTCCACATCAGCACATTTATGTGTGATTAGTTTTGCAAAAAACCGGAGTGTACTGCTTATGTTGCCATAGCTGTCAAATTCAATGAACTTCTTGAAGTTCCTCTGATGAGGTATGGGCATAAGGCCTATGCAGGAGTGAAGAGAATCCTCTTCAGAACCGAAGCCGGTATAAGGTGGaaatttcctttctatttttggAGGAGATGGGGCCTTACATGGAATCGAGGTAAAGTTCTCAATTCCATATTTAGTCCTATAATAAGTTTTCGTGAAATCATTACAGTCACAAAGGAGCACTCAGTCTCAGTGTTTGGGGATCGTAGAGAACTTATCCTGCATTACTTTCTGTCTGATGATACCATCGAGATCAAAGAAGTCTTGCCACATAACTCAGGAAGAGATGCTATGTCATTGTTTCTCCAGAGGAGAAAGCTACCTAAGTATGGCCCCCCTGGAGTCTATCAACCAGGCCAGTTAACAGACCGGACAGTTCTCAATGTGTATGGTGGCTACTCAGAGACCCGAGTGTATGGCTTCCTGTTGGATAAATATAAGCTAGGAAAATTAGACCAAGAGTTTTACAAAGATACTGACCTATCCATAGGAACCACCATCAATGTGTGGGGAAGGAAAGTGctcctttgttttttgtcttCTAACATGCTTTgtaaacattttttgaaagctGGTTATGATATACTGGGGTAAAAGGAACTGAAGTAAACAAGCCCTTAATATGAGATTTTATGTTTATCTGGCTAAGAGgctgtgttttattttctctgtgactGTAGTGTCAGAGGATAGTTTCCTCTGGCGCCCTTACTTTTGCCTTTTTGGACTTCTTTAGATACTTCTAACATAGGCCTGAGGTGTGTGGTGGATCTTTCCCCTATAATCGAACCCTTGTTGATATGCTGGTTTGCTGTGTGGAGAGAGCGAGTGTTCCTACCATTAGGTCGTCTAATGAGCCTGTGCTGATTAAGACTTGGCTAAGAAAATATAATGTTATGAATCTATCTCAAAATAGCAACATTTCCCTCCTATTCCAGAAGAATGAGAACATTCTCTGTGAGAATTTTTCACCGTGAGAACCCGGTAAGATATCTGGAGATAAAATTCATGAGACTGTAGCAGCACATTTTAAGATTGGATTACCTCTCCGTGTTTTTAAGTCTCACACTTACCTGCCCTGAGCCTCTAGCAAATTGTCAATTATAGCTTGTTTCATTACCCCAGTACTGGCTCTAGAAGTGGTTTATGCCCCACGGCTTTTGTTTAGGTAGTCACTCGACTATAATTTAAGACAGCTGTGTGCCTATGACTTCAGTTCTCTAGATCTAAGAGAAACTGTAGACTTTCATTTTGATCAGGCTTCTTTTTTTGTGAGGATGGGCGTGATGGTTTCCAAGATCCTTACTTGCCAGTCTAGGAACCAGAACtgtaatttttatattacttCCCATTGAATTCTTCAT
This window of the Bos taurus isolate L1 Dominette 01449 registration number 42190680 breed Hereford chromosome 5, ARS-UCD2.0, whole genome shotgun sequence genome carries:
- the LOC523590 gene encoding EF-hand domain-containing family member C2-like gives rise to the protein MTLLYKISGAGVGKCTLTLDPVIRGPEAVSVQGPRCQVTALGPTALTCMVFCEHLLLCDCNDFTKTYYRTKYGIENFTSIPCKAPSPPKIERKFPPYTGFGSEEDSLHSCIGLMPIPHQRNFKKFIEFDSYGNISSTLRFFAKLITHKCADVERMFVISYFLSDDTISVFEPIERNSGYTGGMFLKRVRVKKPGQEVFKSEFAEYIKAEELYVGAKVNVNGYLFFLVNADEYTLNYMERNSDKFPLSNIELVIQKLKEEECKSRELKQVFTAADCMHTKMVDFNTFREIMMNLTVGKLTDQEVITTARRYRVPEDPCPHRNVLVAQAHEQLKKNAFENFERLIAMCVYKDQEKKKVLPSKDIKRLCKSSRLPLNEDLLGSLLSGFEDSEKQINYESFFCALNWRVNPVPELEVASYIKERCEDEWLGMPSPIPVKYIYYSNLLKDVFGVDE